In Marinibacterium anthonyi, the DNA window GGCCGAGATCGTGCTGGACGCAGAAACCCTGGCCGACCTGACGGCGGCCGGAACCAACCAATCACAGAGCTGATCAAATCAGCCGTTTAACACCGCAGTCCAATCAACTGAAAAGACAGGGAAAGAACATGAAGAACATCACTCCACCCCTCCTTACGCGGCGCGGCCTCGGTGGTCTGGCGCTTGGCCTGGCGCTGGCCGGCGCGGCCTATGCCGAAGATGCGATCACCATCGGCATCACCGGCCCCAAGACCGGACCGGCGGCGCAATACGGCCAGGCCTGGGTCGAAGGGTTCGACCTGGCGCTGAAGTCGATCAACGAGAACGGCGGCATCAATGGCACGCCGCTGCAATACGACTTCGAGGACAGCCAGAACGACCCGCGCCAGACCGTGGCCATCGCGCAGAAGTTCATCAACGATCCCAAGATCGTCGTTGAAGTCGGAGATTTCTCGTCGACTTCTTCCATGGCCGCGTCACCGCTGTATCAGCGCGCGGGCCTGGTGCAGTTCGGCTTCACCAATTCGCACCCCGACTTCACCAAGGCGGGCGATTACATCTGGTCGTCGTCGATCCCCCAAAGCCAGGAACAGCCGCTGCTGGCCGATTTCGCCTACAATGGGCTGGGCATGCGCAAGGTCGCCGTGCTGCACCTGAACACCGACTGGGGCACCACCGCCAAGAACCTGTTTGTCGAGAACTTCGAGAAACTGGGAGGCGAAGTGGTGGCCGCCGAAGGCTACCTGCCGGACGAGAAGGACTTTCGCGCCACGCTGACCCGGATCAAGTCGGCCGCGCCCGACGGGATCATGATGGAAAGCTATTATCCCGACGCCGCGCTGATCGCGCGCCAGCTGAAGGATTCCGGCTTCGACGTGCCGGTGCTGGGCGTCGGGTCGATCTATTCGCCCGACTTCGTCAAGCTGGCCGGTGACGCCAGCGAAGGCGTCTACACCACCGCCTATTTCTCGCCCAGCTTTCCCCGGGCCGAGGTGCAGGATTTCGTCAAGTCGTTCGAGGAGACCTATGGCCACGAGCCCAACAGCTTCAACGCCATGGCCTATGACACGATGAACATCCTGGCGGCGGTGATGCGCCAATACGGCACCACCCGCGAAGACATCAAGGAGGGCCTGGGCAAGATATCGGGCCTGCCGGCGGTGATGTTCCCGGAAATCTCGTTCGATCCGGACACCCGCCGCGTGTCGGGCCCGGTGATCACGCCGCTGGTCGTCAAGGACGGCAAGTTCGTCATCGTCGAAGAATAAGTCCCACCGGGGCGGCGCCCAAGGGCGCCCCCTCTTGCCCGCGGACGGGTGTCCCTGCCCGACCGTCTTTGCGGAGCCCGCACCAGAATGCTAGACTTCATCCAGAGCGCCTGGCTCGATTTCACGATCGCCGGCGTGGTCATCGGGTCGATCTATGCGCTGATGGCCGTAGGCCTTGCGCTGATCTTCGGCGTGTCCAACCTGATCAACTTTGCCCATGGCGCCGTGTTCACGGTCGGGTCCTACATCGGCTGGACCTGCCTGATGGGCCTGGGCCTGCCGCTGGGCGTCACCATTGTCATTGTCGCGGTCGGCGGCGGCGCCATCGGCGCGCTGATCGAATGGCTGGCGATCCGGCCGCTGAACCGGCAGTCGCGCATCGCGCCCCTGCTGGCCACAATCGGCGTCGGCCTGATCCTCGACCAGCTGATCCACATCATCTTCTCGCCCACGCCAAGGCCCTTGTCGGCCAACCTGCCCGGCTGGCGGATCCCGCTGGGCTCGGGCACCATCGGGACGCTGGATATCGTGATCTTCGTGACGGGTGTCTTGTCGGCCGCGCTGCTCTATGCGTTCCTGTTTCACACCAAGATCGGCATGGCCGTACGCGCCACCGCGCAGGATGACGACGCCGCCAAGCAGATGGGCGTGAACATCAACAAGGTGAACATGACCGTCTTCGCCGTGGCCGGCGCGCTTGGCGCCATCGCGGGGCTGCTGGTCGGTCTGTACTACAACAGCATCGATCCCAACACGTCGTTCCAGATCATGCTGAAGGGCATGGTGGCCATCGTCATCGGCGGCATGGCCAACGTGCCGGGCGCCATCGGCGGCGGCCTCATCCTGGGGCTGATCGAAAGCTACGGCATCGCGTTCTTCGGCGCCAGCTACCGCGATCTGTTCGCCTTCGCCGTCCTGCTGCTGATGCTTCTGCTCAAGCCCAACGGTTTGTTCGCCAAGGCGCGCGAACGCCAGGCGGAACCCATGACCGGCACCTTCGTCACCCGCAACACGCCGGTGAAGATCCCGAAATGGCTGATGGGCATCATGATCGCGGTGGCGGTGGTGATCCCGCTGGTCGGGCAACCCTACATCACCCAGGTCATGACCAACGCCTACCTTTACGCGCTGGCCGGCATCTCGCTGACGCTGGTGGCCGGGACCGTGGGCATGA includes these proteins:
- the braC_2 gene encoding Leucine-, isoleucine-, valine-, threonine-, and alanine-binding protein precursor; the protein is MKNITPPLLTRRGLGGLALGLALAGAAYAEDAITIGITGPKTGPAAQYGQAWVEGFDLALKSINENGGINGTPLQYDFEDSQNDPRQTVAIAQKFINDPKIVVEVGDFSSTSSMAASPLYQRAGLVQFGFTNSHPDFTKAGDYIWSSSIPQSQEQPLLADFAYNGLGMRKVAVLHLNTDWGTTAKNLFVENFEKLGGEVVAAEGYLPDEKDFRATLTRIKSAAPDGIMMESYYPDAALIARQLKDSGFDVPVLGVGSIYSPDFVKLAGDASEGVYTTAYFSPSFPRAEVQDFVKSFEETYGHEPNSFNAMAYDTMNILAAVMRQYGTTREDIKEGLGKISGLPAVMFPEISFDPDTRRVSGPVITPLVVKDGKFVIVEE
- the livH_7 gene encoding LIV-I protein H — its product is MLDFIQSAWLDFTIAGVVIGSIYALMAVGLALIFGVSNLINFAHGAVFTVGSYIGWTCLMGLGLPLGVTIVIVAVGGGAIGALIEWLAIRPLNRQSRIAPLLATIGVGLILDQLIHIIFSPTPRPLSANLPGWRIPLGSGTIGTLDIVIFVTGVLSAALLYAFLFHTKIGMAVRATAQDDDAAKQMGVNINKVNMTVFAVAGALGAIAGLLVGLYYNSIDPNTSFQIMLKGMVAIVIGGMANVPGAIGGGLILGLIESYGIAFFGASYRDLFAFAVLLLMLLLKPNGLFAKARERQAEPMTGTFVTRNTPVKIPKWLMGIMIAVAVVIPLVGQPYITQVMTNAYLYALAGISLTLVAGTVGMISIGHAALLAIGAYASALMTMKGLPVALGLVLAGFVTAIIGTALAYPAFRLRGHYVSIGTLALGQIVALVILNWTSVTNGSMGLYGIPPLDFFGIPLFSNRAMYWFVLALVIIAGLLQSRLLSSHLGRTWRAIRDDTVAAETYGVASNYYKGLAFGFAGFIAGISGAVTAHQFSYINYDTFNLLISVLILTIAILGGLGNITGAVLGAILVAALPEMFRALAEYRMMFYGVALILLIRFRPQGLLGSG